In Brevibacillus brevis, a genomic segment contains:
- a CDS encoding MFS transporter, producing the protein MEKWKRNLFILYVGQFLAMASLSCVTPFLPLYLQDMGMRNHDEVVMWSGLIYGANLLTAFVFAPLWGKLADRYGRKLMIVRSGLGMAITITLMGVATSPVHLLLLRLVNGVLSGFGPAAVALTATNTPKEKSGYALGILHSGSVAGTICGPLMGGLLADEFGFRAVFFSTGGCILVATLIVIFWVREHFEKIEPTEERTAFVQDFKRIVSQKPIGSLIVSAAIVRTAMIGTLPLIPLYVQLLAPNQENVVVFAGITAAAMGIANMITAPQLGKLGDRIGSHRVFFAAVGGAILFSIPQAFVQHLWQLIVLRFCTGACLGGLMPSVNVLIRHYAPAGMESRTYSYVNCACFLGGLAGSFGMGAIASGFGLPMIFFCSAGLLFITLVWMKWAVYPQIGRVEQVKRLDSEKMAK; encoded by the coding sequence GTGGAAAAGTGGAAGCGAAACTTGTTTATCTTGTACGTCGGCCAATTCCTGGCTATGGCGTCGCTGAGCTGTGTGACGCCGTTTTTGCCTCTTTATCTGCAGGATATGGGAATGAGAAACCACGATGAGGTGGTCATGTGGTCGGGGCTGATTTATGGGGCGAATTTGCTGACCGCCTTCGTTTTTGCACCGCTCTGGGGCAAACTCGCCGATCGCTACGGCCGAAAGCTGATGATCGTCCGTTCCGGCCTCGGGATGGCCATCACCATTACGCTGATGGGAGTGGCGACCAGCCCTGTCCACCTCTTGCTCCTGCGCCTGGTAAACGGGGTGTTGTCCGGCTTCGGACCGGCCGCTGTCGCTTTGACTGCCACAAACACCCCAAAGGAAAAAAGCGGCTACGCGCTGGGCATTTTGCATTCGGGCTCGGTGGCAGGTACGATTTGCGGTCCGCTGATGGGAGGGTTGCTGGCAGACGAGTTCGGCTTCCGTGCCGTTTTTTTCTCGACCGGAGGCTGTATCCTCGTCGCAACGCTCATTGTGATTTTCTGGGTGAGGGAGCATTTCGAGAAGATCGAGCCGACTGAAGAGCGTACTGCCTTCGTGCAAGACTTCAAGCGCATTGTCTCTCAAAAGCCAATCGGCTCTCTGATCGTCTCCGCAGCGATTGTCCGTACAGCCATGATCGGCACGCTCCCATTGATCCCACTGTACGTTCAGCTATTGGCGCCGAACCAGGAAAACGTGGTCGTCTTTGCGGGGATCACTGCGGCGGCTATGGGGATCGCGAATATGATCACGGCGCCGCAGCTCGGGAAGCTGGGAGATCGGATCGGCTCCCACCGTGTATTCTTCGCTGCGGTAGGCGGGGCGATCTTGTTTTCCATCCCGCAGGCGTTTGTCCAGCATCTGTGGCAGCTCATCGTCCTGCGCTTTTGCACCGGGGCGTGCCTCGGCGGACTGATGCCTTCCGTCAATGTGCTGATTCGGCATTACGCGCCTGCCGGAATGGAGAGCCGCACGTACAGTTACGTGAATTGCGCCTGCTTTCTGGGCGGTTTGGCGGGATCGTTCGGCATGGGAGCCATTGCCTCCGGGTTTGGCCTGCCGATGATCTTTTTCTGTTCGGCGGGGCTCTTGTTCATCACGTTGGTCTGGATGAAATGGGCCGTCTATCCGCAGATCGGCCGGGTGGAGCAAGTCAAGCGATTAGACAGTGAAAAAATGGCAAAGTGA
- a CDS encoding IucA/IucC family protein: MITREGIQPDLSKIGERVQDRVLCQLIEAVAYEEIILPRELLFPGGMMGGRVAIPGKTKLGESVDYVFEGKRQFTFDRIRVRRGTVRRRDSRGMQTAATLPLFVQEVLGQVLPDERLAILLDELEQTLVKDIQAQMHRAAAPASRNEPTYDEWESLLDGHPYHPCYKSRIGFHLRENQLYGPEFQADLRPIWLAVAKTDSVLSSLDGIDYVALVKEELGSETFAAFAARLRERGLEEADYWLMPVHPWQWENVVLPVFHSQLADQTIVMLGTGEDVYRAQQSIRSWANATAPEKSYLKLALGITNTSTKRMLAKHTVLNAPLVTNWLLALAQEDETIQELGVQFLGEFAGITYEYEKLPAAAQLQAYGSLGVIWRQSVHRFVDAEEQALPFHALSLMVRQEPAISPWIGKYGLEGWTRRLLDVTVTPLIHMLYAHGLALESHAQNIILIHRDGWPARVALKDFHDGVRFSKGHLPRPDVCPDLHREPAHHRAINRHSYMQTDDLPAVKDFLHSAFFFVCLGELSIFLAESYGLPEEAFWKMVADVIYRYQEEHPQYRQAYDWYDLFSETIMVEQLARRRMWKNAEVEPKPVPNPLYHYRRRRGGEA, from the coding sequence ATGATTACGCGTGAAGGGATTCAGCCGGATTTGTCCAAGATTGGCGAAAGGGTCCAGGATCGGGTTTTGTGCCAACTGATCGAAGCCGTAGCATACGAGGAAATCATTCTCCCCCGGGAGCTGCTGTTTCCAGGCGGCATGATGGGAGGACGGGTTGCGATTCCGGGAAAAACCAAGCTCGGAGAATCAGTCGACTACGTGTTTGAGGGCAAGCGGCAATTTACATTCGACCGGATTCGGGTGCGAAGAGGGACGGTAAGGCGCCGGGATTCTCGCGGCATGCAGACGGCAGCCACGCTGCCGCTGTTCGTCCAGGAAGTGCTGGGCCAAGTGCTGCCCGATGAGCGTCTGGCAATACTGCTGGATGAGCTGGAGCAGACGCTGGTGAAGGACATCCAGGCGCAAATGCACAGGGCTGCTGCTCCAGCGTCCCGCAACGAACCGACCTACGACGAGTGGGAAAGCCTTCTGGACGGACATCCCTACCATCCTTGCTACAAGTCGCGCATCGGTTTTCATTTGCGGGAAAACCAGCTGTACGGCCCGGAGTTCCAGGCGGATCTGCGGCCCATCTGGCTGGCGGTAGCGAAGACCGACAGTGTTCTTTCCTCTCTGGACGGCATCGATTATGTGGCGCTTGTCAAGGAGGAACTGGGGAGCGAGACCTTTGCGGCGTTTGCCGCCAGACTGCGCGAGAGAGGACTGGAGGAAGCGGACTACTGGCTGATGCCTGTCCACCCCTGGCAGTGGGAAAACGTCGTTCTTCCCGTTTTTCACTCGCAGCTGGCCGACCAGACGATCGTCATGCTCGGGACGGGAGAAGACGTGTACCGCGCCCAACAGTCCATTCGCAGCTGGGCCAATGCCACCGCTCCCGAAAAGTCGTATCTCAAGCTGGCACTCGGCATCACAAATACGTCGACCAAGCGGATGCTGGCCAAGCATACGGTGTTGAATGCGCCGCTCGTCACGAACTGGCTGCTCGCTCTGGCACAGGAGGACGAGACGATCCAAGAGCTCGGCGTTCAGTTCCTGGGCGAATTTGCCGGAATCACGTACGAGTATGAAAAGCTTCCTGCCGCCGCTCAGTTGCAGGCCTATGGAAGCCTCGGCGTCATCTGGAGGCAAAGCGTGCATCGCTTTGTAGATGCGGAGGAACAAGCACTCCCGTTTCACGCGCTCAGCCTGATGGTTCGGCAGGAGCCGGCGATCTCCCCATGGATCGGCAAGTATGGTCTGGAAGGGTGGACACGCCGACTGCTTGATGTGACGGTCACGCCTTTGATCCATATGCTGTATGCCCACGGGCTGGCTCTGGAATCCCATGCCCAAAACATCATCCTGATCCACCGAGACGGCTGGCCAGCGCGTGTGGCCCTCAAAGATTTTCACGATGGCGTACGGTTCTCCAAGGGACATCTGCCAAGGCCGGACGTTTGCCCCGACCTTCACAGGGAACCCGCCCATCATCGGGCAATCAACCGACATTCGTATATGCAGACCGACGATCTTCCAGCGGTCAAAGACTTTTTGCACAGTGCGTTTTTCTTCGTCTGCCTCGGCGAGCTGTCCATTTTTTTGGCGGAGTCTTACGGGCTGCCGGAAGAGGCGTTTTGGAAAATGGTTGCGGACGTCATCTATCGCTACCAGGAAGAACACCCGCAGTATCGGCAGGCCTACGACTGGTATGATTTGTTCTCGGAAACGATCATGGTCGAACAGCTAGCGCGAAGAAGAATGTGGAAGAATGCGGAAGTGGAGCCCAAGCCAGTGCCCAATCCGCTGTACCATTACCGAAGAAGGCGAGGAGGCGAAGCATGA